One window from the genome of Acuticoccus sp. I52.16.1 encodes:
- a CDS encoding hydantoinase B/oxoprolinase family protein: MSAADAIRNQVMWDRLIAVVEEQAQALLRTAFSTIVREAGDLSAGVFDLEGRMLAQAVTGTPGHVNSMAESVKHFIDVFPVETMKEGDHYITNDPWRGTGHLNDFVVTTPAFHDGKMVGLFSCTSHLIDIGGIGFGPDGHDVFAEGINIPFLKICDQGRMDANLMAMIRANTRLPVETEGDVYSLISCNEIGAKRLSEMMGEYGLTSLDALAGHIIGASRAAALERIAALPRGTTRNSMTIDGLDKPIDLVAALTVAEDGIHVDYDGTSGTAKKGINVPLAYTRAYTAFGLMAAIAKGIPNNAGSLSVWHIEAPVGCILNAPRGLPVSSRHIIGQMLPDVMFGCLADMIPEVVPAEGTSCLWNVTLRGQAEANSLGRHGFAVTITTNGGTGARPDKDGLSATAFPSGVKGSPVEIMEQAAPVVVWKKELRDGSGGAGRFRGGDGQSIEIENRFGQSMELLAAFDRIDHPPRGRAGGGNGACGSVALSDGTKLKGKGTQEIPAGKRLCLETPGGGGYGTPAAEAGE; the protein is encoded by the coding sequence GTGAGCGCAGCCGATGCCATCCGCAACCAGGTGATGTGGGATCGCCTGATCGCAGTCGTCGAGGAGCAGGCGCAGGCGCTCCTGCGCACCGCCTTCTCCACCATCGTGCGCGAGGCGGGCGACCTTTCCGCCGGCGTCTTCGACCTGGAGGGGCGGATGCTCGCCCAGGCGGTCACCGGCACGCCGGGCCACGTCAACTCCATGGCCGAATCGGTGAAGCATTTCATCGACGTCTTCCCCGTCGAGACGATGAAGGAAGGCGACCACTACATCACCAACGACCCCTGGCGCGGCACCGGCCACCTCAACGACTTCGTGGTGACGACGCCGGCCTTCCACGACGGGAAGATGGTGGGGCTCTTCTCCTGCACCTCCCACCTGATCGACATCGGCGGGATCGGCTTCGGGCCGGACGGGCATGACGTCTTCGCCGAAGGGATCAACATTCCGTTCCTGAAGATATGCGATCAGGGGCGGATGGACGCCAACTTGATGGCGATGATCCGCGCCAACACGCGCCTGCCGGTGGAGACCGAGGGCGACGTCTACTCGCTCATCTCGTGCAACGAGATCGGCGCCAAGCGGCTCTCGGAGATGATGGGCGAGTACGGCCTCACCTCGCTGGACGCGCTCGCGGGCCACATCATCGGCGCCTCGCGCGCCGCGGCGCTGGAGCGGATCGCGGCGCTGCCGAGGGGAACGACGCGCAATTCGATGACGATCGACGGGCTGGACAAGCCGATCGACCTCGTCGCCGCGCTGACGGTCGCCGAGGACGGCATCCACGTCGACTATGACGGCACGTCCGGCACGGCGAAGAAGGGCATCAACGTGCCGCTCGCCTACACCCGGGCCTATACCGCGTTCGGGCTGATGGCGGCGATCGCCAAGGGGATCCCCAACAACGCCGGCTCGCTGTCGGTCTGGCATATCGAGGCGCCGGTGGGCTGCATCCTCAACGCACCGCGGGGGCTGCCGGTCTCCTCGCGCCACATCATCGGCCAGATGCTGCCGGACGTGATGTTCGGCTGCCTCGCCGACATGATCCCCGAGGTGGTCCCGGCGGAGGGCACCTCGTGCCTGTGGAACGTGACGCTGCGCGGACAGGCGGAGGCCAACAGCCTCGGCCGGCACGGCTTCGCGGTGACGATCACCACCAACGGCGGCACCGGCGCGCGGCCGGACAAGGACGGCCTCTCGGCGACCGCCTTCCCCTCGGGCGTGAAGGGCTCGCCGGTGGAGATCATGGAGCAGGCCGCGCCGGTGGTCGTGTGGAAGAAGGAGCTGCGCGACGGGTCGGGCGGCGCCGGACGGTTCCGCGGCGGCGACGGGCAGTCGATCGAGATCGAGAACCGGTTCGGCCAGTCGATGGAGCTTCTGGCGGCGTTCGACCGGATCGACCATCCGCCGCGCGGCCGGGCCGGCGGCGGCAACGGCGCCTGCGGCTCGGTGGCGCTGTCGGACGGCACGAAGCTGAAGGGCAAGGGAACGCAGGAGATCCCCGCCGGCAAGCGGCTGTGCCTCGAGACCCCCGGCGGCGGCGGCTACGGCACGCCTGCCGCCGAAGCCGGCGAGTAG
- a CDS encoding TRAP transporter substrate-binding protein gives MTEQKRSPLSRRSFLRTGAVAGGAAAASTLAAPAVLGQAPIVVKMQTSWPASDIWMEMAGQYVERVEKMSGGRLKIDLLPAGAVVAAFQVLDAVNDGVLDAAHSVSAYWYGKNKAASLFGTGPVFGGNPTTMLSWFYQGGGRELYTELTQDMMGLNVVGLLGFPMPAQPFGWFTNPVASADDIKGLKYRTVGLAADLMQSMGMSVAQLPGGEIVPAMERGVIDAFEFNNPSSDMRFGAQDVATNYYLGSYHQASEAFEFLFNRDFMEDLDDDLRAIMEYGVEAASTANTAFALDNYSSDLQKLLEGGVNVQQTPESIQAAQLDAWSEMITTLESDPFIKKVLDSQRAWVERVTYYEILNSPDYRMAYNHFFPGKLPA, from the coding sequence ATGACAGAACAAAAGCGTAGCCCGCTCAGCCGTCGCTCGTTCCTGCGGACCGGCGCCGTCGCCGGCGGTGCAGCCGCGGCGTCGACCCTCGCCGCGCCCGCGGTGCTGGGTCAGGCACCGATCGTTGTAAAGATGCAGACCTCCTGGCCCGCGTCCGACATCTGGATGGAGATGGCCGGCCAGTATGTCGAGCGCGTGGAGAAGATGTCCGGCGGGCGACTGAAGATCGACCTCCTGCCGGCCGGCGCCGTCGTCGCCGCCTTCCAGGTGCTCGACGCGGTCAACGACGGCGTGCTTGACGCCGCGCACTCCGTCTCGGCCTACTGGTACGGCAAGAACAAGGCCGCCTCGCTGTTCGGCACCGGCCCGGTGTTCGGCGGCAATCCGACCACGATGCTCTCCTGGTTCTACCAGGGCGGCGGGCGCGAGCTCTACACCGAGCTGACGCAGGACATGATGGGCCTCAACGTCGTCGGCCTGCTCGGCTTCCCGATGCCGGCTCAGCCCTTCGGCTGGTTCACCAACCCGGTCGCCAGCGCGGACGACATCAAGGGTCTCAAGTACCGCACCGTCGGCCTCGCCGCGGACCTCATGCAGTCGATGGGCATGTCGGTCGCGCAGCTTCCGGGCGGCGAAATCGTGCCCGCGATGGAGCGCGGCGTGATCGACGCGTTCGAGTTCAACAATCCCTCGTCCGACATGCGCTTCGGCGCCCAGGACGTGGCGACGAACTACTATCTGGGCTCCTACCACCAGGCGTCCGAGGCCTTCGAGTTCCTGTTCAACCGGGACTTCATGGAAGACCTCGACGACGATCTGCGGGCCATCATGGAGTACGGCGTCGAGGCCGCGTCGACGGCAAATACCGCCTTCGCGCTCGACAACTACTCGTCCGACCTGCAGAAGCTGCTGGAAGGCGGCGTCAACGTGCAGCAAACGCCCGAGTCGATCCAGGCCGCGCAGCTCGACGCCTGGTCGGAGATGATCACGACGCTCGAGAGCGATCCGTTCATCAAGAAGGTGCTCGACAGCCAGCGTGCCTGGGTGGAGCGGGTCACCTACTACGAGATCCTGAACTCGCCCGATTACCGGATGGCCTACAACCACTTCTTCCCGGGCAAGCTTCCCGCCTGA
- a CDS encoding TRAP transporter small permease subunit encodes MTSFIRFADALSAAFGKAFAWLILLMTLGTSYEVFVRYVLNDPTPWAFDVSFIMYGTLFMMGGAYTLSRGGHVRGDFLYRLWKPRTQATVDLVLYVFFFFPGVTALIVSGWKYAARSWRYGEVSVNSPAGVPIFQFKTVIVAAGILLFIQGIAEIFRAIKCIQTGEWMRAHEDVHETEDELMNKAAEAEAGNHP; translated from the coding sequence ATGACCAGCTTCATCCGCTTCGCCGACGCGTTGTCGGCGGCCTTCGGCAAGGCGTTCGCCTGGCTGATCCTCCTGATGACGCTCGGCACCAGTTACGAAGTCTTCGTGCGCTACGTGCTGAACGACCCGACGCCGTGGGCCTTCGACGTCTCGTTCATCATGTACGGCACGCTCTTCATGATGGGCGGCGCCTACACGCTGTCGCGCGGCGGCCACGTGCGCGGCGACTTCCTGTACCGGCTGTGGAAGCCGCGCACGCAGGCGACCGTCGACCTCGTCCTCTACGTCTTCTTCTTCTTCCCCGGCGTGACGGCGCTGATCGTGTCGGGCTGGAAATACGCGGCCCGCTCCTGGCGCTATGGCGAGGTGAGTGTGAACTCTCCCGCGGGCGTGCCGATCTTCCAGTTCAAGACGGTGATCGTGGCTGCCGGCATCCTCCTCTTCATCCAGGGGATCGCGGAGATCTTCCGGGCGATCAAATGCATCCAGACCGGTGAGTGGATGCGCGCGCACGAGGACGTGCACGAAACCGAAGACGAACTGATGAACAAGGCCGCCGAGGCCGAAGCGGGCAACCACCCATGA
- a CDS encoding TRAP transporter large permease subunit: MTDPQLALTMLGLFIVLVFLGFPIAFTLMAMGIGFGYYAYWDPSRQWRSYLRLDETATGWDSWSSWFDGFLNNRIFDLFINQTYTVMSNEVLTAVPLFLFMGYIVERANIVDRLFSTLNIASKRIPGSMGVAALITCALFATATGIVGAVVTLMGLLALPAMLKARYDPSFASGIICAGGTLGILIPPSIMLIVYAAASGVSIVRLYAGALIPGLILVGLYLVYVVGRSIVQPSAAPRPTKEEVPDIPVGQLVVMIVSSFVPLAFLILAVLGSILFGLATPTEAAAIGALGGILLAIGYRALTFQRLRESVYLTVRTTAMVCWLFVGSYVFSAVFSYLGGEQIISEFVSGLDITPLQFLLLAQLIIFLLGWPLEWSEIIIIFVPIFLPLLELFGIDPLFFGILVALNLQTSFLTPPMAMSAYYLKGIAPPEVKLTHIFAGIMPFLLMVFVAMAVVYMVPGAVYYLPEVFYGR; encoded by the coding sequence ATGACCGATCCCCAGCTCGCCCTCACCATGCTGGGGCTCTTCATCGTCCTGGTCTTCCTGGGCTTTCCGATCGCCTTTACCTTGATGGCGATGGGGATCGGCTTCGGCTACTACGCCTACTGGGATCCCTCGCGACAGTGGCGCTCGTACCTGCGGCTCGACGAGACGGCGACCGGTTGGGACTCCTGGTCCTCATGGTTCGACGGGTTCCTGAACAACCGCATCTTCGACCTCTTCATCAACCAGACCTATACGGTGATGAGCAACGAGGTGCTGACGGCGGTGCCGCTGTTCCTCTTCATGGGCTACATCGTCGAGCGGGCGAACATCGTCGACCGGCTGTTCTCCACCCTCAACATCGCCTCCAAGCGCATCCCTGGCTCCATGGGCGTCGCGGCGCTGATCACCTGCGCCCTCTTCGCGACCGCGACCGGCATCGTCGGCGCCGTCGTGACGCTGATGGGCCTCCTGGCGCTGCCGGCGATGCTGAAGGCGCGCTACGACCCGTCGTTCGCGTCGGGGATCATCTGCGCCGGCGGCACGCTGGGCATCCTGATTCCGCCGTCGATCATGCTGATCGTCTATGCGGCGGCGTCCGGCGTTTCGATCGTGCGGCTCTATGCCGGCGCCCTCATTCCGGGGCTCATCCTGGTGGGGCTCTACCTCGTCTACGTCGTCGGGCGGTCGATCGTGCAGCCATCGGCGGCGCCTCGCCCCACCAAGGAGGAGGTGCCGGACATTCCGGTCGGCCAGCTCGTGGTGATGATCGTCAGCTCGTTCGTGCCGCTCGCCTTCCTCATCCTGGCGGTGCTGGGTTCGATCCTCTTCGGCCTCGCGACGCCGACCGAGGCGGCCGCGATCGGCGCGCTGGGCGGCATCCTGCTGGCGATCGGCTACCGGGCGCTCACCTTCCAGCGGCTGCGCGAGAGCGTCTACCTGACCGTTCGGACCACGGCGATGGTGTGTTGGCTGTTCGTCGGCTCCTACGTCTTCTCGGCGGTCTTCTCCTACCTGGGCGGCGAGCAGATCATCTCCGAGTTCGTCTCCGGGCTCGACATCACGCCGCTGCAGTTCCTGCTCCTGGCGCAGCTCATCATCTTCCTTCTGGGCTGGCCGCTGGAGTGGTCGGAGATCATCATCATCTTCGTGCCGATCTTCCTGCCGCTGCTGGAGCTGTTCGGAATCGACCCGCTGTTCTTCGGCATCCTGGTCGCCCTCAACCTGCAAACCTCGTTCCTGACGCCGCCGATGGCGATGTCGGCCTATTATCTCAAGGGCATCGCCCCGCCGGAGGTGAAGCTGACGCACATCTTCGCCGGCATCATGCCGTTCCTGCTGATGGTCTTCGTGGCGATGGCGGTGGTCTACATGGTGCCGGGCGCGGTCTACTACCTGCCGGAGGTCTTCTATGGGCGCTGA
- a CDS encoding amidase family protein, with protein MGADPRLMELPVPILQERIASGAMRAADLAAAAAAKVEAADGDGLAWFDGDYLRRQGAGMDVWRGRGRPLGALHGLPVTVGDLADTARIPTRLGTAVHDARVPERDAALVERLRGAGALIAGKGVVSPFGTGGSDGAATPVAARYAPAAVITSADGGAIAEAAARGVVGYRPTAGSIPMRGVFAAAPTLATATVLATDLVGAASVAEALFAPGDDAAFAMPAPPPGLKAATAATPPVPPTIAVVPPLWWDDADADIVAAFEELAEALTPRAFGATLPEIFHEATTQAHRIIAAESAKTLHGTVERHGDDLPAGVAALVAAGEGVSARDYLTALDWRTVLAAGLDAVLDRCDAVLTAVSPRVGEAGPADANLTWAFLGVPSVTLPLLGSEDGRAIGLQLISRKGDDARLLRTAAWLQALVVRQGESN; from the coding sequence ATGGGCGCTGATCCGCGGCTCATGGAGCTGCCGGTGCCGATCCTGCAGGAGCGGATCGCGAGCGGGGCGATGCGCGCCGCCGATCTCGCCGCCGCCGCGGCCGCCAAGGTGGAGGCCGCCGACGGCGACGGCCTGGCCTGGTTCGACGGCGACTACCTGCGCCGGCAGGGTGCGGGGATGGACGTGTGGCGCGGTCGCGGCCGGCCGCTGGGCGCCCTTCACGGCCTGCCGGTGACGGTGGGCGACCTCGCCGACACCGCGCGCATCCCCACCCGCCTCGGCACCGCCGTCCACGACGCGCGCGTGCCCGAGCGCGACGCCGCGTTGGTGGAGCGGCTGCGCGGCGCCGGGGCGCTGATCGCCGGCAAGGGCGTCGTCTCGCCGTTCGGCACCGGCGGCTCGGACGGAGCCGCCACGCCGGTCGCGGCGCGCTATGCGCCGGCTGCGGTCATCACCTCGGCCGACGGCGGGGCGATCGCCGAGGCCGCCGCACGCGGGGTGGTCGGGTACCGGCCGACCGCAGGCTCCATCCCCATGCGCGGCGTCTTCGCCGCGGCGCCGACACTGGCGACGGCGACCGTGCTGGCGACCGATCTCGTCGGCGCGGCGAGCGTTGCCGAGGCGCTGTTCGCGCCGGGCGACGACGCCGCCTTCGCCATGCCCGCACCGCCCCCCGGCCTGAAGGCCGCGACGGCCGCCACGCCCCCCGTGCCGCCGACCATCGCCGTGGTGCCGCCGCTGTGGTGGGACGATGCCGACGCCGACATCGTCGCCGCCTTCGAGGAACTCGCCGAGGCGCTGACGCCGCGGGCCTTCGGAGCGACGCTGCCGGAGATCTTCCACGAGGCGACGACGCAGGCACACCGCATCATCGCCGCCGAGAGCGCCAAGACGCTGCACGGCACCGTCGAGCGGCACGGCGACGACCTCCCCGCCGGGGTCGCCGCGCTCGTGGCGGCCGGCGAGGGGGTGAGCGCGCGCGACTACCTCACCGCGCTCGATTGGCGGACCGTGCTCGCCGCCGGCCTCGACGCCGTCCTCGACCGCTGCGACGCGGTCCTGACGGCGGTGTCGCCGCGGGTCGGCGAGGCGGGGCCGGCGGACGCCAACCTCACCTGGGCCTTCCTCGGCGTGCCCTCGGTCACCCTGCCGTTGCTGGGGAGCGAGGACGGGCGCGCCATCGGCCTGCAACTCATCTCGCGCAAGGGCGACGACGCGCGCCTCCTGCGCACCGCGGCCTGGCTGCAGGCGCTCGTCGTCCGCCAGGGGGAGTCGAACTAG
- the rpsB gene encoding 30S ribosomal protein S2, whose amino-acid sequence MALPDFTMRQLLEAGVHFGHQTHRWNPKMQDYIFGARNNIHILDLAQTVPLLHQALKAVSDTVAKGGRLMMVGTKRQAQEAVATSATECAQYYVNARWLGGMMTNWKTISNSIRRLNNLEEMLQGEAQGFTKKERLNLDREREKLERNLGGIKSMGGVPDIVFVIDTNREAIAIQEARRLGIPIVAILDTNCDPEGITYPIPGNDDAARAITLYCDLMARAALDGLLRSQGDSGYDLGEAEELPVEPELTEEPAATEEAAAAEVSTTVEETPVAELMEPTPEDTGDAPAESETQTA is encoded by the coding sequence ATGGCTCTTCCCGACTTCACGATGCGTCAGCTCCTCGAGGCCGGCGTCCACTTCGGCCACCAGACGCACCGCTGGAACCCGAAGATGCAGGATTACATCTTCGGCGCGCGCAACAACATCCACATCCTCGACCTCGCGCAGACCGTGCCGCTGCTGCACCAGGCGCTGAAGGCCGTGTCCGATACGGTCGCCAAGGGCGGTCGCCTGATGATGGTCGGCACCAAGCGCCAGGCGCAGGAAGCCGTCGCCACGTCCGCCACCGAGTGCGCCCAGTACTACGTCAATGCCCGCTGGCTCGGCGGCATGATGACCAACTGGAAGACGATCTCCAACTCGATCCGCCGCCTCAACAATCTGGAAGAGATGCTCCAGGGTGAAGCCCAGGGCTTCACCAAGAAAGAGCGCCTCAACCTCGACCGTGAGCGCGAGAAGCTCGAGCGCAACCTCGGCGGCATCAAGTCGATGGGCGGCGTGCCGGACATCGTGTTCGTGATCGACACGAACCGCGAGGCGATCGCCATCCAGGAAGCCCGCCGGCTGGGCATCCCCATCGTCGCCATCCTCGACACCAACTGCGACCCCGAGGGCATCACCTACCCGATCCCGGGCAACGACGATGCCGCCCGCGCCATCACGCTCTACTGCGACCTGATGGCCCGTGCCGCGCTCGACGGCCTGCTCCGCTCGCAGGGCGATTCGGGTTACGACCTGGGCGAGGCCGAGGAGCTGCCGGTCGAGCCGGAACTCACCGAGGAGCCCGCCGCGACCGAGGAAGCCGCCGCCGCCGAGGTTTCGACCACCGTCGAGGAGACCCCGGTCGCCGAGCTGATGGAGCCGACCCCGGAAGACACCGGCGACGCCCCGGCCGAGTCCGAGACGCAGACCGCCTAA
- a CDS encoding FkbM family methyltransferase has protein sequence MKKVGDYWLPDQDMRWGSNRRKSKAAYAHGGRGEQIHHLEDALASVPRRTTAIDVGANIGAYVRLLAEAFDHVVAIEPAADAAACLRRNIADWGVAERVTVHEIAASDRDERVAMEAEPGRRTLTRHVTPGGDIPALPIDRLAVCDVAFLKLDVEGYEERALHGARQTILRDRPVIMMEVKVQTDARYGRAMAAHTLVESLGYRLLRKIGAKEIDWLYAPG, from the coding sequence ATGAAGAAGGTCGGCGACTACTGGCTCCCGGATCAGGACATGCGCTGGGGCTCGAACCGGCGCAAATCCAAGGCCGCCTACGCTCACGGCGGCCGCGGCGAGCAGATCCACCACCTGGAGGATGCGCTCGCCTCCGTCCCACGCCGCACCACCGCGATCGACGTCGGCGCCAACATCGGCGCCTATGTCCGCCTCCTGGCCGAGGCGTTCGACCATGTCGTCGCCATCGAGCCTGCCGCGGACGCCGCCGCGTGCCTGCGCCGCAACATCGCCGACTGGGGCGTTGCCGAGCGTGTCACGGTGCACGAGATCGCCGCCTCCGACCGTGACGAGCGCGTCGCCATGGAGGCCGAGCCCGGCCGCCGCACCCTCACCCGCCATGTGACCCCCGGCGGCGACATCCCCGCCCTGCCGATCGATCGTCTCGCCGTTTGCGACGTCGCCTTCCTCAAGCTCGACGTCGAGGGCTACGAGGAGCGTGCGCTGCACGGTGCCCGCCAGACCATCCTGCGCGACCGCCCCGTCATCATGATGGAGGTGAAAGTGCAGACCGATGCCCGTTACGGGCGCGCGATGGCCGCGCACACGCTGGTCGAATCGCTCGGCTACCGGCTGCTGCGCAAGATCGGCGCGAAGGAGATCGACTGGCTCTACGCGCCGGGCTGA
- a CDS encoding cytochrome c gives MRYALAFASAAALLAPLAFTSAAAAQDAAPQVERHEIMEEVGDAMGVLGGMAKGERPYDAAAATEALDVFIVQTPLFLELFPEGSETGHDTRAKPAIWEDPADFHEKGEALVAAAESAKGPAGESLEGLRTALGPVGQSCRACHEAYRAPKN, from the coding sequence ATGAGATACGCCCTCGCTTTCGCCAGCGCCGCCGCGCTTCTGGCGCCGCTCGCCTTCACCTCCGCCGCCGCCGCGCAGGACGCCGCCCCCCAGGTCGAGCGTCACGAGATCATGGAGGAGGTCGGCGACGCGATGGGGGTGCTGGGCGGCATGGCCAAGGGCGAGCGCCCCTACGACGCGGCCGCCGCCACCGAGGCGCTGGACGTCTTCATCGTGCAGACCCCGCTGTTCCTGGAGCTCTTCCCCGAGGGAAGCGAGACCGGGCACGACACCCGCGCCAAGCCGGCGATCTGGGAGGACCCGGCCGACTTCCACGAGAAGGGCGAGGCGCTGGTCGCCGCCGCCGAATCGGCCAAGGGCCCCGCCGGCGAGAGCCTCGAGGGGTTGCGCACCGCGCTCGGCCCCGTCGGCCAGTCCTGCCGCGCCTGCCACGAGGCCTACCGCGCGCCGAAGAACTAG
- a CDS encoding c-type cytochrome, protein MRTLLVLLVVLAAGGAAAWFLSAPQPLAASAVPTGGDAARGEAVFWAGGCAACHAAPGATGEAKLTLAGGLTLHTPLGPIVAPNISPSPAGIGDWSDADFANAVLRGISPDGTHYTPAFPWTSYRNMRPGDVADLRAYLATLPPSDDRPDAAGLPFPFGWRRPIGLWKRFALTDPPPVPQGADEAVTRGHYLTVALGHCGECHTPRTVLMAMDPSRWLAGAPNPDGDGTVPNITPARAGLADWPAADIAYLLESGFTPDFDSVGGSMAPVVDNWSHVDGADRAAVAAYLKAIAPVPAE, encoded by the coding sequence ATGCGCACGCTCCTCGTCCTCCTCGTCGTCCTCGCCGCGGGCGGCGCGGCCGCCTGGTTCCTCAGCGCGCCGCAGCCGCTCGCCGCCTCCGCCGTTCCCACCGGCGGGGATGCCGCGCGCGGCGAGGCGGTGTTCTGGGCCGGTGGCTGCGCCGCCTGCCACGCCGCACCCGGCGCCACCGGCGAGGCCAAGCTCACGCTGGCCGGCGGCCTCACGCTGCACACACCGCTCGGCCCGATCGTCGCCCCCAATATCTCCCCGTCCCCGGCAGGCATCGGCGACTGGTCGGACGCCGACTTCGCCAACGCCGTCCTGCGCGGTATCTCTCCGGACGGCACACACTACACCCCCGCCTTCCCGTGGACCTCCTACCGCAACATGCGTCCCGGCGATGTCGCCGACCTCCGCGCCTACCTCGCCACCCTCCCCCCGTCCGACGACCGGCCGGACGCCGCCGGGCTCCCCTTCCCCTTCGGCTGGCGCCGCCCGATCGGCCTGTGGAAGCGCTTCGCCCTCACCGACCCACCGCCCGTCCCGCAAGGCGCCGACGAGGCGGTGACGCGGGGCCACTACCTCACCGTCGCGCTCGGCCATTGCGGCGAGTGCCACACGCCGCGCACCGTGCTCATGGCGATGGATCCGTCCCGCTGGCTGGCCGGCGCCCCCAATCCGGACGGTGACGGCACGGTCCCCAACATCACGCCCGCGCGCGCCGGCCTCGCCGACTGGCCGGCGGCCGACATCGCCTATCTCCTCGAGTCGGGCTTCACGCCGGACTTCGATTCGGTCGGCGGGTCGATGGCGCCCGTGGTCGACAACTGGTCCCACGTCGACGGCGCGGACCGCGCGGCGGTCGCCGCCTACCTGAAGGCGATCGCGCCGGTCCCCGCCGAATAG
- a CDS encoding SPFH domain-containing protein has translation MDLGINLYLIAAAVLVFVVILAAVKTVPQGMHYTVERFGRYTRTLRPGLSILTPFVERIGDKINMREQVLDVPSQEVITRDNATVSANGVTFFQVLDAAKAAYEVTDLEQGILNLTMTNIRSVMGSMDLDELLSNRDEINSRVLRVVDAAVDPWGVKITRIEIKDINPPPDLTQAMARQMKAEREKRALVLEADGARLAAIARAEGEKQSLILAAEGRLEAAMRDAEARERSAQAEANATASVSAAIEAGSVQAINYFVADKYVGALRDLAAAPNQRTLILPIDAVATLGSLAGIAEIAREAFGPHPAGGAPATSPEPPRPDRPRRDAEDDYHPWETRGEASAASVPPAPAPEPEPRREAPASSAQASRSDRFQRISAATEALAERLSVHDPWGRRP, from the coding sequence CTGGATCTCGGGATCAATCTCTACTTGATCGCGGCAGCGGTCCTGGTCTTCGTCGTCATCCTCGCGGCGGTGAAGACCGTGCCACAAGGCATGCACTACACGGTCGAGCGGTTCGGCCGCTACACGCGCACGCTGCGGCCGGGACTGTCCATCCTCACCCCGTTCGTCGAGCGCATCGGCGACAAGATCAACATGCGCGAGCAGGTGCTGGACGTCCCCAGCCAGGAGGTCATCACCCGCGACAACGCCACCGTGAGCGCCAACGGCGTCACCTTCTTCCAGGTGCTCGACGCCGCCAAGGCCGCCTACGAGGTGACCGACCTGGAGCAGGGCATCCTCAACCTCACCATGACCAACATCCGCTCGGTGATGGGCTCGATGGACCTCGACGAGCTGCTCTCCAACCGCGACGAGATCAACAGCCGGGTGCTGCGGGTGGTCGACGCGGCGGTGGATCCGTGGGGTGTGAAGATCACCCGGATCGAGATCAAGGACATCAACCCGCCGCCCGACCTCACCCAGGCGATGGCGCGGCAGATGAAGGCCGAGCGCGAGAAGCGGGCGCTGGTGCTGGAGGCGGACGGCGCGCGCCTGGCCGCCATCGCACGGGCTGAGGGGGAGAAGCAGTCGCTCATCCTCGCCGCCGAAGGGCGCCTCGAGGCCGCGATGCGTGACGCGGAGGCGCGCGAGCGCTCCGCCCAGGCCGAGGCGAACGCCACCGCCTCCGTCTCGGCCGCGATCGAGGCCGGCTCGGTGCAGGCCATCAACTACTTCGTGGCGGACAAATATGTGGGAGCGCTGCGCGATCTCGCAGCCGCGCCCAACCAGCGCACCCTGATCCTGCCGATCGACGCGGTGGCGACGCTCGGCTCACTGGCCGGCATCGCCGAGATCGCACGCGAGGCGTTCGGCCCCCACCCCGCCGGTGGCGCGCCGGCCACATCGCCCGAGCCGCCGCGCCCCGACCGCCCCCGCCGCGATGCCGAGGACGATTATCATCCCTGGGAAACGAGGGGCGAGGCCTCCGCCGCGTCCGTCCCACCCGCTCCGGCGCCGGAGCCGGAGCCGCGTCGCGAGGCCCCGGCATCGTCGGCGCAGGCGAGCCGCTCGGACCGCTTCCAGCGCATCAGCGCCGCGACCGAGGCGCTGGCCGAACGGCTCTCGGTGCACGACCCATGGGGGCGGCGGCCATGA
- a CDS encoding NfeD family protein, with product MMVLLAVLRDLGPYAWFIVGALFLIAEVVLPGINLIWFGAAASATGLVALAWPPLFAAVLGWEGQMAAFIAFAAISVIGARFLAARRFDDGIDRVNRDPSVHIGRELVLAEPIVAGTGRAVWGDSLWRVTGPDLPAGLRVRVVGVDGSTLRVEPLAAGTAVAHPA from the coding sequence ATGATGGTCCTGCTGGCCGTGCTGCGCGACCTCGGACCCTATGCGTGGTTCATCGTCGGCGCGCTGTTCCTCATCGCCGAAGTGGTCTTGCCGGGGATCAACCTCATCTGGTTCGGCGCGGCGGCCTCGGCGACGGGGCTGGTGGCGCTCGCCTGGCCGCCGCTCTTCGCGGCGGTCCTGGGCTGGGAGGGGCAGATGGCGGCCTTCATCGCCTTCGCCGCCATCAGCGTGATCGGCGCGCGCTTCCTCGCCGCCCGCCGGTTCGACGACGGGATCGATCGCGTCAACCGCGACCCGTCGGTGCACATCGGCCGCGAACTGGTTCTGGCCGAGCCGATCGTCGCCGGCACCGGCCGCGCGGTGTGGGGCGACAGCTTGTGGCGCGTCACCGGCCCGGATCTGCCGGCGGGCCTGAGGGTGCGCGTCGTCGGCGTCGACGGGTCGACGCTCAGGGTCGAGCCGCTGGCCGCCGGCACCGCGGTCGCCCACCCCGCCTGA